One segment of Rhodanobacter thiooxydans DNA contains the following:
- a CDS encoding YajQ family cyclic di-GMP-binding protein, with protein MPSFDVISEVDKHELTNAIDQANRELTTRFDFKGVDAKYVLDDGVITQSAPSEFQLQQMLDILRGRLTARKIDIRALDAGDPETNLGGSRQKITVKQGIEQPIAKKLVAELKAAKLKVEAQINGDKLRVSGKKRDDLQAAMAVLRKSDVELPLQFDNFRD; from the coding sequence ATGCCTTCCTTTGACGTGATCTCCGAAGTCGACAAGCACGAACTGACCAATGCGATCGACCAGGCCAACCGCGAACTGACCACGCGCTTCGACTTCAAGGGCGTGGACGCGAAATACGTGCTGGACGATGGCGTGATCACCCAGAGCGCACCCAGCGAATTCCAGCTGCAGCAAATGCTGGACATCCTGCGCGGCCGGCTGACCGCGCGGAAGATCGACATCCGCGCGCTCGATGCGGGCGATCCGGAAACCAACCTGGGCGGCTCGCGCCAGAAGATCACCGTGAAGCAGGGCATCGAGCAGCCGATCGCCAAGAAACTGGTGGCCGAACTGAAGGCGGCCAAGCTCAAGGTCGAGGCGCAGATCAACGGCGACAAGCTGCGCGTCAGCGGCAAGAAGCGCGATGACCTGCAGGCGGCAATGGCGGTGCTGCGCAAGTCGGACGTCGAACTGCCGCTGCAGTTCGACAACTTCCGCGACTGA